In Rubrivirga marina, the following are encoded in one genomic region:
- a CDS encoding HD domain-containing protein, translated as MTAAEVDAWGERCEAFVRQRMAGDPAHDLAHVRRVVAWAGRLAEAEGARLGVVVPAAWLHDVVTVAKDSPDRKRASRIAADEAARWLRAEGFPEADLPAVAHAVEAHSFSAGIEPQTVEAEVVQDADRLDALGAIGLARMYAMSAVFGSGIVHPDDPVPSEPPARALDDKRWATDHLFVKLLKLPATMRTEAGRAEAERRAAFLRDFLRQLATEVA; from the coding sequence GTGACCGCGGCCGAGGTCGACGCCTGGGGCGAGCGCTGCGAGGCGTTCGTCCGCCAGCGGATGGCCGGCGACCCGGCCCACGACCTCGCCCACGTCCGCCGCGTCGTGGCGTGGGCGGGGCGGCTGGCCGAGGCCGAGGGCGCCCGCCTCGGCGTCGTCGTGCCCGCGGCGTGGCTCCACGACGTCGTGACGGTCGCGAAGGACTCGCCGGATCGGAAACGGGCGTCGCGCATCGCGGCCGACGAGGCGGCGCGCTGGCTCCGGGCCGAGGGCTTCCCCGAGGCGGACCTCCCCGCCGTGGCGCACGCGGTTGAGGCCCACAGCTTCTCGGCCGGGATCGAACCCCAGACCGTCGAGGCCGAGGTCGTCCAGGACGCCGACCGGCTCGACGCGCTCGGCGCCATCGGGCTGGCCCGGATGTATGCGATGTCGGCCGTGTTCGGCTCGGGGATCGTCCACCCCGACGACCCCGTCCCGTCGGAGCCGCCCGCGCGGGCGCTCGACGACAAGCGGTGGGCGACCGATCACCTGTTCGTCAAGTTGCTGAAGCTGCCGGCCACGATGCGAACGGAGGCGGGCCGGGCCGAGGCGGAGCGCCGGGCGGCGTTCCTCCGGGACTTCCTCAGGCAACTCGCTACTGAGGTCGCCTAG
- a CDS encoding cation:proton antiporter: MPFALWFVVAGLLLTLMALAKTTLARLPLSTAQLYLLVGLGIGPLGIGLLVIDPIDEAGTLEVLTEIAVILSLFAAGLKLRTPLSDGRWRLPLRLATVSMTLTVFGIAALAYFGLGIPWGAAVLLGAVLAPTDPVLASDVQIEDPDDTDRLRFSLTGEAGFNDGAAFPFVMLGLGLLGLHDLGEGFTTWILKDVVWAVLGGIAVGAGLGTAVGRLVVHLRRAHKEAVGSDDFLALGLVALSYGVALLIGTYAFLAAFAAGLALRNEERRETGDEPADDVEAMAHEGEDEEVAVDEHSAPAYMASAVLGFAEQFERIGAVTLVVLVGALLHRAVWTVEMLWFVPAVLLVIRPLAVWVGLLGSPTTGLQRELIAWFGVRGIGSVYYLMFAETHGLNDGFSDLLLGLVLVTITTSIVVHGLSVTPVMEWYAGRARVQERLARKREARAED, translated from the coding sequence GTGCCCTTCGCCCTCTGGTTTGTCGTCGCCGGCCTCCTGCTGACGCTCATGGCGTTGGCCAAGACTACGCTCGCCCGGCTCCCCCTCTCGACGGCCCAGCTGTACCTCCTCGTCGGGCTCGGCATCGGGCCCCTCGGGATCGGCCTCCTCGTCATCGACCCGATCGACGAGGCCGGGACGCTGGAGGTGCTGACCGAGATCGCCGTGATCCTGTCGCTGTTCGCGGCCGGCCTCAAGCTCCGGACGCCGCTCTCCGACGGCCGGTGGCGGCTCCCGCTCCGCCTCGCGACGGTCTCGATGACGCTCACCGTCTTCGGCATCGCGGCGCTGGCGTACTTCGGCCTCGGGATCCCGTGGGGCGCGGCCGTCCTCCTCGGCGCTGTCCTCGCCCCGACCGACCCGGTCCTCGCCTCCGACGTCCAGATCGAGGACCCCGACGACACGGACCGCCTCCGGTTCTCGCTGACGGGTGAGGCCGGATTCAACGACGGCGCCGCGTTCCCCTTCGTCATGCTCGGCCTCGGACTGCTCGGGCTCCACGACCTGGGCGAGGGCTTCACGACGTGGATCCTGAAGGACGTGGTCTGGGCCGTGCTCGGGGGGATCGCGGTGGGCGCCGGCCTCGGGACGGCCGTGGGGCGGCTCGTGGTCCACCTCCGGCGGGCGCACAAGGAGGCCGTCGGCAGCGACGACTTCCTCGCGCTCGGGCTCGTGGCCCTGAGCTACGGCGTCGCGCTCCTCATCGGGACGTACGCGTTCCTGGCGGCGTTCGCGGCCGGCCTCGCGCTCCGCAACGAGGAGCGCCGGGAGACCGGTGACGAGCCGGCCGACGACGTCGAGGCGATGGCGCACGAGGGGGAAGACGAGGAGGTCGCCGTCGATGAACACTCGGCGCCCGCGTACATGGCGAGCGCCGTCCTCGGGTTCGCCGAGCAGTTCGAGCGGATCGGCGCCGTCACGCTCGTCGTCCTCGTCGGCGCGCTCCTCCACCGCGCCGTGTGGACGGTCGAGATGCTGTGGTTCGTCCCGGCCGTGCTCCTCGTGATCCGCCCGCTCGCCGTCTGGGTCGGTCTCCTCGGCTCGCCCACGACCGGGCTCCAGCGCGAGCTCATCGCGTGGTTCGGCGTCCGCGGGATCGGGTCGGTGTACTACCTCATGTTCGCCGAGACGCACGGCCTGAACGACGGCTTCTCGGACCTCCTGCTGGGCCTCGTCCTCGTGACGATCACGACCAGCATCGTCGTCCACGGCCTCTCGGTGACGCCGGTGATGGAATGGTACGCCGGGCGCGCTCGCGTCCAGGAGCGGCTGGCCCGCAAACGGGAAGCCCGAGCCGAGGACTAG